A genome region from Flavobacterium sp. includes the following:
- a CDS encoding choice-of-anchor I family protein, protein MKKVSLSLLAALFLMTSCNNDENSNNEEQEVVVNENPATFKEIGSITIGGEAAAEISAYCEKTKRLFTVNNSGTNQIDIIDLADPTKPVKIGKIDLTAYEGASNSVSVFDGKLAVALESTVNKQGNGKVVIFNTSDYSLIKQVTVGALPDMITFSPDGKYIMTANEGEPNTDYSQDPNGTISIIETTNYTVTTLDFSSFASQAETLKKDGFRVSKFAKSFAQDIEPEYITISDDSKTAWVTLQENNGVAKVDLTSKTITAIYPLGLKDFNNADNAIDVSDSDSKIAFNPWKVKGMYMPDAISHFSANNVPYFVTANEGDAREYNAYTDIKRMKNMTLDATVFPDAANLKLDANLGRLNLVADMGDTDGDGDLDEMVSFGARSFSIWNGNTGKIVYDSKNDVDKKTNELGTYDDKRSDDKGSEPEAVYVAKMGSQNILFVGLERSDAFMTYDVTNPNAPQYLQTVKTGDAPEGILFIPASKSPTKRSLLVVSSEGDGSIKIYQPDLK, encoded by the coding sequence ATGAAAAAAGTAAGCCTTTCATTATTAGCAGCTTTATTTTTAATGACAAGCTGTAATAACGATGAAAACTCAAACAACGAAGAACAAGAAGTTGTTGTAAATGAAAATCCTGCCACTTTTAAAGAAATTGGTTCTATAACAATTGGCGGAGAAGCCGCTGCCGAAATCTCTGCATACTGCGAAAAAACAAAAAGACTTTTTACGGTTAACAACAGCGGAACAAATCAAATTGACATTATCGATTTAGCCGATCCTACTAAACCAGTAAAAATTGGTAAAATTGATTTAACTGCTTACGAGGGAGCTTCAAACAGTGTTTCTGTTTTTGACGGAAAACTGGCTGTGGCATTAGAATCAACTGTAAATAAACAAGGAAATGGAAAAGTAGTTATTTTTAATACTTCTGATTACAGCTTAATAAAACAAGTTACTGTTGGTGCTTTGCCTGATATGATTACATTTTCTCCAGATGGGAAATACATTATGACTGCTAATGAAGGTGAACCAAATACAGATTATTCACAAGATCCAAACGGAACAATTTCTATCATTGAAACAACCAATTATACAGTTACTACTCTTGATTTTAGCTCTTTTGCAAGTCAGGCAGAAACTTTGAAAAAAGACGGATTTAGAGTTTCAAAATTTGCTAAAAGTTTTGCTCAGGATATCGAACCGGAATACATCACTATTTCAGATGATTCTAAAACCGCTTGGGTAACTTTACAGGAAAATAATGGGGTTGCAAAAGTTGATTTAACTTCTAAAACTATTACTGCAATTTATCCGCTTGGTTTAAAAGATTTTAATAATGCGGATAATGCAATTGATGTAAGTGACAGCGACAGTAAAATTGCATTTAATCCGTGGAAAGTAAAAGGAATGTATATGCCGGATGCAATCAGTCATTTTTCTGCTAATAATGTTCCCTATTTTGTTACGGCCAATGAAGGTGATGCTAGAGAATATAATGCTTATACAGATATTAAGCGTATGAAAAACATGACTCTTGATGCAACAGTTTTTCCAGATGCTGCTAATTTAAAACTAGATGCTAATTTAGGAAGATTAAACCTTGTTGCGGATATGGGTGATACTGATGGCGATGGAGATTTAGATGAAATGGTAAGTTTTGGTGCCCGTTCTTTCTCAATCTGGAATGGTAATACAGGAAAAATCGTTTATGACAGCAAAAATGATGTTGACAAAAAAACAAATGAACTAGGAACTTATGATGACAAACGCAGTGACGATAAAGGTTCTGAACCAGAAGCGGTTTATGTGGCTAAAATGGGTTCTCAAAACATTTTGTTTGTTGGTCTTGAAAGATCTGATGCTTTTATGACTTATGATGTTACAAATCCTAATGCACCTCAATATTTACAAACTGTAAAAACAGGAGATGCTCCGGAAGGAATTCTTTTTATTCCTGCTTCTAAAAGTCCAACAAAAAGAAGTTTACTTGTAGTAAGCAGCGAAGGCGACGGAAGTATTAAAATTTATCAGCCAGACTTGAAATAA
- a CDS encoding agmatine deiminase family protein: protein MSTNNRRFPAEWEKQQGIVLCFPHNGNDWPGKYEAVQWAFVEFIKKVAAFETVFLVVADEKLKEKVAEMLERARVNIKNVSYIIHKTNRSWMRDSGPIIVKNGSKREALNFNFNGWAKYKNYQLDKFVPGKVADFIDVPLTQVMYKGKPVIVEGGAIDVNGKGTLLTSEECLMHPTIQVRNQGFTKEDYEAVFKEYLGVTNVIWLGEGIEGDDTHGHIDDLCRFVNEDKIVTIVETDKNDSNYKPLQDNLKRLQNAKLENGKSPVIVALPMPKRVDFEDLRLPASYANFLILNNCVLVPTFNDSNDRVALNILSECFPDREVIGISCIDFIWGFGTLHCLSQQIPA, encoded by the coding sequence ATGTCAACAAATAATAGAAGATTTCCAGCAGAATGGGAAAAGCAGCAAGGAATTGTATTGTGTTTTCCGCATAATGGTAATGACTGGCCGGGAAAATACGAAGCTGTTCAATGGGCTTTTGTAGAATTTATTAAAAAAGTAGCCGCTTTTGAAACTGTTTTTTTGGTTGTAGCCGATGAAAAGCTAAAAGAAAAAGTTGCCGAAATGCTTGAAAGAGCCCGAGTGAATATTAAAAACGTTTCATACATAATTCACAAAACCAACAGAAGCTGGATGCGCGATTCTGGACCAATTATCGTTAAAAATGGTTCGAAAAGAGAAGCATTAAATTTCAATTTTAACGGCTGGGCAAAATATAAAAACTATCAGTTAGATAAATTTGTACCCGGAAAAGTAGCTGATTTCATTGATGTTCCGTTAACGCAGGTAATGTATAAAGGAAAACCGGTAATTGTTGAAGGCGGCGCGATTGATGTAAACGGAAAAGGTACTCTTTTAACTTCTGAAGAATGTTTAATGCATCCAACGATTCAGGTTCGAAATCAAGGTTTTACAAAAGAAGATTACGAAGCTGTTTTTAAAGAATATCTTGGTGTTACAAACGTAATCTGGTTGGGTGAAGGAATTGAAGGTGACGATACACACGGACACATCGACGATTTATGCCGATTTGTAAACGAAGATAAAATTGTAACAATTGTAGAAACTGATAAAAACGATTCAAATTATAAACCTTTACAGGACAACTTAAAACGCTTACAAAACGCAAAACTAGAAAACGGAAAATCTCCTGTTATTGTAGCTTTGCCAATGCCAAAACGTGTAGATTTTGAAGATCTAAGACTGCCTGCAAGTTATGCTAATTTCTTAATTCTAAACAATTGTGTTTTAGTACCAACATTTAATGACAGCAACGACCGTGTAGCTTTAAATATATTATCAGAATGTTTCCCAGACAGAGAAGTAATCGGAATAAGCTGTATTGATTTTATTTGGGGATTCGGGACATTACATTGTTTAAGCCAGCAGATTCCTGCTTAA
- the fahA gene encoding fumarylacetoacetase, with protein MPITANDTKRKSWLEVPENSDFPIQNIPFGVFLTKENVVTVGTRIGDYAIDLGALQQLNYFEGIDLTDDMFMQDTLNDFISDGKKTWRLVRNRIADIFDENNPQLRDSTKDRDIVIFNIEDVEMQLPVLIGDYTDFYSSREHATNVGKMFRDPENALLPNWLHIPVGYHGRSSTIVPSGIPVHRPMGQTLPPGGDYPVFGPSRLVDFELETAFITTDVNVMGENISTYEAEDYIFGMVLLNDWSARDIQKWEYVPLGPFLAKNFASSISPWIVTMDALEPFRTKGPKQDPSPLPYLQTKGKKAFDIHLEVSLKPEDAVEETVISRSNFKYLYWSMAQQLTHHTSNGCRINSGDMMGSGTISGPTPDSFGSMLELTWGGKNPLKLKDGSERKFIEDNDTVIIRGFCENAEVRIGFGEVSSQLLPPFIRQ; from the coding sequence ATGCCAATAACCGCCAACGATACTAAAAGAAAATCATGGTTAGAAGTGCCAGAAAATAGCGACTTCCCCATTCAAAATATTCCTTTCGGTGTATTTCTTACCAAAGAAAATGTCGTTACCGTAGGAACGCGAATTGGCGATTATGCCATAGATTTAGGGGCTTTACAGCAACTAAACTATTTTGAAGGAATAGATTTAACCGATGATATGTTTATGCAGGATACGCTGAATGATTTTATTTCTGACGGAAAAAAAACATGGCGTTTGGTGCGAAACCGCATCGCTGATATTTTCGACGAGAACAACCCTCAGCTTAGAGATTCAACAAAAGACCGTGATATTGTTATTTTTAATATTGAAGATGTAGAGATGCAGCTTCCGGTTTTAATTGGAGATTATACCGATTTTTATTCAAGCCGCGAACATGCTACAAACGTAGGTAAAATGTTCCGTGATCCTGAAAATGCATTACTGCCAAACTGGCTTCATATTCCGGTTGGATACCACGGAAGAAGTTCTACAATTGTTCCGTCTGGAATTCCGGTTCACAGACCAATGGGACAAACTTTACCTCCTGGAGGAGATTATCCTGTTTTTGGACCATCACGTTTAGTAGATTTCGAATTAGAAACTGCTTTTATTACCACTGATGTAAACGTAATGGGCGAAAATATTTCGACTTACGAAGCCGAAGATTATATTTTCGGGATGGTTTTACTGAATGACTGGAGCGCGCGTGATATCCAGAAATGGGAATATGTGCCGCTGGGACCTTTCTTAGCTAAAAACTTTGCATCGTCAATTTCTCCATGGATTGTTACTATGGATGCTTTAGAGCCTTTTAGAACAAAAGGACCTAAACAAGATCCGTCACCGCTTCCTTATTTACAGACAAAGGGTAAAAAAGCTTTTGATATTCATTTAGAAGTTTCATTAAAACCTGAAGATGCTGTTGAAGAAACAGTAATTTCGAGATCAAATTTTAAATATTTATACTGGTCAATGGCTCAGCAGTTAACACATCACACTTCAAACGGATGCCGAATTAACTCTGGCGACATGATGGGTTCCGGAACTATTTCCGGGCCAACTCCTGACAGTTTTGGTTCTATGCTTGAATTGACTTGGGGAGGTAAAAATCCATTAAAATTAAAAGACGGCAGCGAACGTAAATTTATCGAAGATAATGATACGGTAATTATTCGCGGGTTCTGTGAAAATGCAGAAGTAAGAATTGGTTTTGGAGAAGTTTCAAGCCAGCTTTTACCTCCTTTCATTAGACAATGA
- the glyA gene encoding serine hydroxymethyltransferase: MQRDEQIFDLIQEEKERQIHGLELIASENFVSDEVMQAAGSVLTNKYAEGYPGKRYYGGCEVVDVIEQIAIDRAKELFGAEYANVQPHSGSQANTAVYHACLNPGDTILGFDLSHGGHLTHGSPVNFSGRLYRPVFYGVDAETGRLDYDKIQEIATKEQPKLIIAGASAYSRDMDFARFRQIADSVGAILFADISHPAGLIAKGLLSDPIPHCHIVSTTTHKTLRGPRGGLILMGKDFPNPQGLTTPKGEIRMMSSLLDLAVFPGNQGGPLMHIIAAKAVAFGEALKDEFFTYAMQLQKNAKAMADAFVKRGYNIISGGTDNHMMLIDLRNKNISGKEAENALVKAEITVNKNMVPFDDKSPFITSGIRVGTAAITTRGLVEKDMETIVALIDKVLTDHTNEDLIEEVAEEVNELMSERPIFAY, translated from the coding sequence ATGCAACGCGACGAACAAATTTTTGATCTTATACAAGAAGAAAAAGAAAGACAAATTCACGGATTAGAGCTTATTGCTTCTGAAAACTTTGTAAGTGATGAGGTAATGCAGGCTGCCGGCTCTGTATTAACTAATAAATATGCTGAGGGGTATCCTGGCAAAAGATATTACGGAGGCTGCGAAGTAGTTGACGTTATTGAGCAGATTGCAATTGACAGAGCTAAAGAATTGTTTGGAGCTGAATATGCAAACGTACAGCCTCACTCAGGTTCTCAGGCAAATACAGCAGTTTATCACGCTTGTTTAAATCCTGGAGATACTATTTTAGGTTTTGATTTATCACACGGAGGTCACTTAACTCACGGTTCACCAGTAAACTTCTCAGGACGTTTATACCGTCCGGTTTTCTACGGTGTAGATGCTGAAACTGGTCGTTTAGATTATGATAAAATTCAGGAAATTGCTACTAAAGAACAGCCAAAATTAATCATCGCTGGAGCTTCTGCTTATTCTCGTGATATGGATTTTGCTCGTTTCAGACAAATTGCAGACAGCGTAGGAGCGATCTTATTTGCTGATATTTCGCACCCAGCTGGTCTTATTGCAAAAGGATTATTAAGCGATCCAATTCCACATTGCCACATTGTTTCGACAACAACACATAAAACACTAAGAGGACCACGTGGAGGTTTGATTTTAATGGGTAAAGATTTCCCAAATCCACAAGGATTAACAACTCCAAAAGGAGAAATCAGAATGATGTCTTCATTATTAGACTTAGCTGTTTTCCCAGGAAATCAAGGTGGACCTTTAATGCATATTATTGCTGCTAAAGCGGTTGCTTTTGGTGAAGCTCTTAAAGATGAGTTCTTTACTTACGCAATGCAATTACAAAAAAATGCAAAGGCAATGGCAGATGCTTTCGTAAAAAGAGGTTACAACATTATCTCTGGCGGAACAGATAACCACATGATGCTTATCGATTTAAGAAATAAAAATATTTCTGGAAAAGAAGCTGAAAACGCATTAGTAAAAGCTGAAATTACAGTAAACAAAAACATGGTTCCTTTTGACGATAAATCACCATTTATCACTTCTGGAATTCGCGTTGGAACAGCTGCAATCACAACTCGTGGTTTAGTTGAAAAAGATATGGAAACAATCGTAGCTTTAATTGATAAAGTTCTTACAGATCATACAAACGAAGATCTTATCGAAGAAGTTGCTGAAGAAGTAAACGAATTAATGAGCGAAAGACCAATTTTTGCATATTAA
- a CDS encoding tRNA-(ms[2]io[6]A)-hydroxylase yields MGVLRLQLPTDPRWVNIVEKNIEEILTDHAWCEQKAATNAITIITNNPEHQDLVKDLLALVKEEVDHFEQVHNIIIKRGLKLGRERKDEYVNELYQYMKRSGDGSRVSGLVERLLFSAMIEARSCERFKVLSENIQDEELAVFYRELMESEAGHYTTFITYARKYGVGIDVEKRWREWLAFEESIITNYGKNETIHG; encoded by the coding sequence ATGGGCGTATTAAGATTACAATTGCCAACCGACCCAAGATGGGTAAATATTGTTGAGAAAAACATAGAAGAAATCTTAACAGATCATGCTTGGTGCGAGCAGAAAGCCGCAACAAATGCGATTACGATTATTACAAACAATCCGGAGCATCAGGATTTGGTTAAAGATTTACTGGCTTTGGTAAAAGAAGAAGTAGATCATTTTGAACAAGTACATAATATCATCATCAAAAGAGGATTAAAATTAGGACGTGAACGTAAAGATGAATACGTAAACGAATTATACCAATACATGAAAAGAAGCGGAGACGGAAGCCGGGTTTCGGGTCTTGTAGAAAGATTATTGTTTTCTGCAATGATCGAAGCCAGAAGCTGCGAACGTTTTAAAGTACTTTCTGAAAATATTCAGGACGAAGAACTTGCCGTTTTTTACAGAGAATTAATGGAAAGCGAAGCAGGACATTATACGACTTTCATTACTTACGCACGTAAATACGGAGTAGGAATTGATGTTGAAAAACGCTGGAGAGAATGGCTGGCTTTTGAAGAATCAATTATTACCAATTACGGAAAAAACGAAACGATTCACGGGTAA
- a CDS encoding GMP reductase yields the protein MRIEMDLKLGFKDVMFRPKRSTLKSRSEVSLERNFKFLHSTSEWTGIPIMAANMDTVGTFEIAQVLAKEKLFTAIHKHYTLEEWNNFLKNATPDFYNYIAISTGTGQEDFEKIGKVITANPSLKFICIDVANGYSEHFVEFLKKTRTQYPDKIIIAGNVVTGEMTEELLLAGADIVKVGIGPGSVCTTRVKTGVGYPQLSAIIECADAAHGLGGHIISDGGCTTPGDVAKAFGAGSDFVMLGGMLAGHTESGGELIEINGEKFKQFYGMSSATAMEKHSGGVAEYRASEGKTVKVPFRGNVIHTVLDILGGLRSTCTYVGAPRLKELSKRTTFIRVSEQENQVYTN from the coding sequence ATGAGAATAGAAATGGATTTAAAGCTTGGGTTTAAAGACGTAATGTTCAGACCAAAAAGATCAACGCTCAAAAGCAGATCTGAAGTTTCTTTAGAACGAAATTTCAAGTTTTTGCACAGTACTTCAGAGTGGACAGGAATTCCAATTATGGCCGCCAATATGGATACAGTGGGAACTTTTGAAATAGCTCAGGTTTTAGCAAAAGAAAAACTTTTCACGGCAATTCATAAACACTATACTTTAGAAGAATGGAATAACTTCTTAAAAAATGCCACACCAGATTTCTATAATTATATTGCGATAAGCACCGGAACAGGACAGGAAGATTTTGAGAAAATTGGAAAAGTAATTACAGCAAATCCTTCATTGAAATTTATTTGTATTGACGTTGCTAACGGATATTCAGAGCATTTTGTTGAATTTCTAAAGAAAACCCGAACACAATATCCGGATAAAATAATTATTGCCGGAAATGTTGTAACAGGTGAAATGACCGAAGAATTACTTTTGGCTGGAGCCGATATTGTAAAAGTTGGTATTGGACCGGGCTCTGTATGCACAACACGTGTAAAAACAGGAGTTGGTTATCCACAGCTTTCTGCAATTATCGAATGTGCAGATGCCGCGCACGGTTTAGGCGGACACATTATCAGTGATGGAGGCTGTACAACTCCGGGTGATGTTGCAAAAGCTTTTGGTGCAGGATCTGATTTTGTAATGTTAGGCGGAATGCTTGCCGGACACACCGAAAGCGGAGGTGAGCTTATCGAAATAAACGGTGAAAAATTCAAACAATTTTACGGAATGAGTTCGGCAACGGCAATGGAAAAACATTCAGGTGGAGTTGCAGAATACAGAGCAAGTGAAGGAAAAACAGTAAAAGTTCCGTTTAGGGGAAATGTCATTCATACCGTTCTGGATATTTTGGGAGGATTACGCAGTACTTGTACGTATGTAGGCGCTCCGAGGCTAAAAGAACTTTCAAAACGAACAACCTTCATCCGCGTAAGCGAGCAGGAAAATCAGGTTTATACAAATTAA